In Malaclemys terrapin pileata isolate rMalTer1 chromosome 11, rMalTer1.hap1, whole genome shotgun sequence, a single genomic region encodes these proteins:
- the LOC128845724 gene encoding shugoshin 2-like → MQGSSTMASQEAVDTSFFSLSGVRERMREKKNGALKTAKLNASLVSKIKTKIINNSSIVKVSLKRNNKALALALSAEKATSQRLVFEKMLLQKEVEQCHFQNATLRQRLYFLNKTLKQLEAFLNGNLLTAIKMSRPSEYRSGSLLLSEGQNNTIVEGSWTDDLTDAHLGVSPLARMTAMPMRVPVCEVDDGERRRGGSSAGMQTFPLGLQTSVPEQPGKSTTTTSSRLVEEPLASWEKNGQRSSEGAELKPAFLDSHLIFGESSSCTPQSSESFPVSTLANNLPLPQCEKITRPCSDSVVHLHGHITERKKRVTVFMTSTPSSAMDVPLDISSNRASNWSVGGDSCARKTSMPVKLNSLDLLDLPSEPDSDPKPESPNKGLPRDLLQPEETLCAAEVDHNFSRVAEFITLEAKSQSNGQAKAAETTVVKKVSKGKKKRDALKIQPKSTSDVLREEESPPSSKEVSKAKGLSGSKSEAHKPTWQTPGDALEEVPLQTSSGCAAGQSDKAKDCRRTQVLNVGQSKKVEKKVLLPQERNRESFAERLSSMESQFQSPHSASLSHKAPLSRGGPQSPPRLEKQGSSIPALQQDLLGANVKCTKPKATRKTIRISKADDRSEENVQSSSKMPEAKTGKAECQAKKGQTSKRKTSKEGKCNPQRSEAETSGPCADVQSVDKSNDKDSSSNTKPSRKTYTVSPSDLTGSSIPVLPGLKRGEITRSERVPESKTNKIQKAQRTSAVQSNKKQCYSPIEVLDRVANNTNAVKEGADSRSKTKRKTYVVDPPEAHPESRESFASQTRGVADSAFSQADPVEQNFLPVTVFKTEPDSYLEALISEPGGTNSTVGNPGLIDFSSEARSEALAFNPCSKSLPRLEPPTAADHRIAGKASALPKSSAIVKENYIEQTSGGSCGRKKAKASSKDPCQSAASPGSENKALQDLTNASFQSSISSDESSARPTRRRLDPACYAEPKLNSKLRRGDPFTNTQFLHSPVYKTKRKKMTKEKEKSKRIKQEEKCLHE, encoded by the exons ATGCAG ggctcTTCAACCATGGCGTCTCAGGAGGCGGTGGATACATCTTTTTTCTCCCTAAGTGGTGTTAGAGAACGGATGAGGGAGAAGAAAAATGGTGCTTTAAAGACTGCAAAGCTGAACGCTTCCCTTgtatcaaaaatcaaaacaaaaataataa ACAACTCTTCCATAGTTAAGGTCTCCTTAAAACGCAATAATAAAGCTCTGGCACTGGCCCTCAGCGCCGAGAAGGCGACTAGCCAGAGGCTCGTCTTCGAGAAGATGTTACTGCAGAAAGAAGTGGAGCAATGTCACTTCCAGAATGCGACGCTTCGGCAGAGACTCTATTTTCTG AATAAAACCCTCAAacaactggaagcatttctgaatgGTAACCTGCTGACGGCCATTAAGATGAGCAGACCTTCCGAG TACCGTTCAGGTTCTCTGCTGTTATCTGAGGGACAGAACAACACCATCGTTGAGGGCAGCTGGACTGATGATCTCACAGATGCACATCTTGGGGTCTCTCCACTTGCTAG AATGACAGCGATGCCGATGAGGGTCCCAGTGTGTGAAGTAGATGACGGGGAGAGACGCCGAGGCGGTAGCTCTGCAGGCATGCAGACGTTCCCACTAGGGCTCCAGACATCCGTTCCAGAGCAGCCGGGTAAAAGCACAACCACCACCTCATCTCGGCTCGTGGAGGAGCCGTTAGCAAGCTGGGAGAAAAACGGGCAGAGGTCGAGCGAAGGAGCTGAACTGAAACCTGCCTTTCTTGACTCTCATCTGATTTTTGGAG aATCCTCGTCATGTACCCCACAAAGTTCTGAAAGTTTCCCAGTATCTACTCTGGCTAATAATCTTCCTCTGCCTCAATGTGAGAAGATTACAAGACCATGTAGTGATAGTGTGGTACACCTGCATGGACACATAACTGAAAGGAAGAAACGTGTCACTGTCTTTATGACGAGCACTCCATCTTCTGCCATGGACGTACCCCTAGATATCAGCTCAAATCGTGCGTCGAACTGGAGCGTTGGTGGGGACAGCTGTGCCAGGAAAACAAGCATGCCGGTCAAATTGAACTCTCTCGATCTCTTGGATTTGCCTTCGGAGCCCGATAGCGATCCTAAACCAGAATCCCCAAATAAAGGGCTTCCCCGTGACCTGCTGCAGCCTGAAGAGACTCTGTGCGCTGCTGAAGTGGATCATAACTTCAGCCGAGTTGCTGAGTTTATTACATTAGAAGCCAAAAGTCAAAGTAACGGCCAAGCCAAAGCTGCTGAAACTACAGTTGTCAAAAAGGTCAGCAAAGGCAAAAAGAAAAGAGATGCACTTAAAATTCAGCCTAAAAGTACTTCGGACGTACTTCGTGAAGAAGAGAGCCCCCCGAGTTCTAAAGAGGTATCCAAGGCTAAAGGTTTGAGCGGGAGCAAATCGGAAGCACACAAGCCCACGTGGCAGACTCCCGGGGATGCTTTGGAAGAGGTGCCGTTACAGACGAGCAGCGGCTGTGCTGCGGGACAGAGTGATAAAGCCAAAGATTGCAGAAGAACGCAGGTGTTGAATGTAGGGCAGTCGAAGAAGGTGGAAAAAAAGGTCTTGTTACCGCAAGAAAGAAATCGAGAGTCTTTTGCTGAGAGACTGAGTAGTATGGAGAGCCAGTTCCAAAGTCCACACTCTGCCTCGTTAAGTCATAAAGCTCCATTAAGCCGTGGTGGTCCTCAAAGTCCCCCGCGCTTGGAAAAACAGGGCTCCAGCATACCAGCTTTGCAGCAGGATTTGCTGGGTGCGAACGTGAAATGTACAAAACCAAAAGCAACCAGGAAGACCATTAGAATCAGCAAAGCAGATGACCGTAGTGAGGAGAATGTGCAAAGCAGTTCCAAAATGCCAGAGGCCAAAACAGGCAAAGCTGAATGCCAGGCTAAAAAAGGGCAGACGAGCAAGAGAAAAACGAGCAAAGAGGGCAAATGTAACCCTCAGAGAAGTGAAGCAGAGACTTCTGGTCCGTGTGCAGATGTGCAAAGTGTAGATAAAAGCAACGATAAGGATTCATCAAGTAATACTAAACCTAGCAGGAAAACGTACACTGTGTCTCCTTCCGACCTTACAGGGAGCTCAATTCCTGTCCTGCCAGGTTTAAAGAGGGGTGAAATCACCCGCTCTGAGCGTGTTCCTGAGAGCAAAACTAACAAGATCCAAAAGGCTCAGAGAACCTCAGCTGTTCAGAGCAATAAAAAACAGTGTTACAGCCCCATAGAGGTGCTGGACAGAGTCGCCAACAATACGAACGCCGTAAAGGAAGGGGCCGATTCCAGATCTAAGACTAAGAGAAAAACCTATGTTGTTGACCCTCCAGAGGCTCACCCTGAGAGCAGAGAGAGTTTCGCTTCTCAGACTAGAGGCGTAGCCGATTCTGCCTTCAGTCAGGCTGATCCAGTGGAACAGAATTTTCTGCCTGTTACCGTTTTCAAAACGGAGCCAGATTCCTACCTGGAGGCACTGATCAGTGAGCCAGGCGGGACGAATTCCACGGTGGGAAATCCAGGCCTTATCGATTTCTCCTCTGAAGCCCGTTCTGAAGCTTTGGCCTTCAACCCCTGCAGCAAAAGTCTCCCACGCTTGGAGCCCCCGACTGCTGCAGACCACAGAATTGCAGGAAAAGCCTCCGCTCTGCCAAAGAGCTCTGCGATCGTTAAAGAAAATTACATCGAGCAAACGTCGGGAGGCAGTTGTGGGCGGAAGAAAGCAAAGGCCAGTTCAAAAGACCCTTGCCAAAGCGCAGCGTCGCCAGGAAGTG AGAACAAAGCCCTGCAAGATCTGACCAATGCCAGCTTTCAGTCATCCATCAGTTCAGACGAGTCTTCGGCACGTCCGACCAGACGGAGGCTGGACCCGGCTTGCTATGCAGAACCGAAACTCAATAG CAAATTGAGGCGTGGTGACCCCTTTACAAACACACAGTTCCTGCATTCCCCTGTCTATAAAaccaaaaggaagaaaatgacaaaagaaaaggaaaaatccaaGAGGATcaaacaggaagaaaaatgtCTTCATGAATGA